The nucleotide sequence TCGATTTGCTGAATTAAAGTCTTGCTGTATTCATCAACTTTTTGATGAATATTAGCATCATTTGGGTCAAACTTTCGTTGAAAGCTTTGAACCGTTAAACGCATAGGTGTTAATGGATTTTTTATTTCGTGGGCAACTTGTTTAGCCATTTCTCTCCAAGCTTGTTCGCGCTCACTTGTAGCTAACTGTACAGCACTCTGCTCAAGTTCGTCAATCATACTGTTATAAGACTTTACAAGCGCTGAAACCTCTATGCTAGCTCCTTTAAGCTCTATTTTTTTGTTTCGCTTTTCCAAGCGTGTTTCATTCATTTTATCGCTAATGGTTTTTAATGATCTTGTGATATAACGTGATACAAAATAAGCAAAGGAGATTGCTACAAGAATCATAAAAAAGTAGGCGTATCCTAAGCGCACTAAAAACTCTTTAAGTTCATCTTCATTAAAGGAATCATCTTCATAGTAAGGCACATTTAGAATGCCTAAAGGCTTTGCGTTGTAGTCAGAAAAAAGGATATATGACGATTGAAAGTCACCTCCAAGCACTTCATTTTTCTCAACAAAACGTTTATTTACACTAAAATTTAACTGATTAAGAATTTCTGGAGATAAACATCTAGATATAGAATCATTATCAATATGTGCCTCTGAACTCTTTACCAAAGTCCCTTGAAGATCGTACAAATTGAAATCTACATTTAAATTATTAGCAATTTCATAAATTTTATCTTTAAAAATGAGTCCTAATCTCTCAGGTGTACGCTCATATGTTGTTTCTTCCAACACATAATCCATACTAGATAAAATCTGTCTTTCTTTACGTTCTAAACGCTGTTTGTGGTAGTCTTTTGATTGTTCGTTGTATTGAAAAAGTGTTACTGCAGCTATTAAAATAGACGCTACCACAACAAGTAAAATCATGTAAACAAAAATACGCGAGCGTAACGAAAGTCTTTTAGATGCCATTTAATAAATTTATGCAAATTATAACAATAATCGAGCCATGTTAAGCATTAGGATTCCTCTCTCTAATTCTCTTGTACCATTTAATACCTAGCATTAACAAAATTGCTAAAGCTATTATTCCAACAACTCCAAAAATCCAATTAAGACTATCTTTTAATATCACCAAAAAAACAACTGAAAATAATATAATGGTTGAGCCCTCGTTCCAGATTCGCATGAATTTAGATGTATAACGCACATCGTCATTTTGAAGCTGTTTAAAAATTTGATGTGTTTTAAAATGATATAAAAACAATAACCCTACAAATACAAATTTTACATGCATCCACGATTGATGTAACCATGTTGGAATTAGTATTAACAACCAAACTGCAAAAATTGTTGCCAATATTGCTGATGGCCACGTAATAATAAACCATAAACGTTTAGCCATAAGTTTTAGCTGTTCTCCTAAAATTTCTTTATTAGGTGATGGCTTATAAAATGCTTCTATTTGATAAACAAATAATCGTGGTATGTAAAAAAGCCCTGCAAACCATGTAATAACAAAAATGAGATGCAGAGCCTTTATATAGTTATAGAGTTCCATTAATCTTCAACAAAAAGATAGTTTAGTTTTTTATCATTAAAGGCATCATTAAACGCTTTAATTTCTTTATCTAATAATTCATTAAACTTACCTAATTGCTCATTGATTTTTTGCGTTAATTCGTTTTTAACTGCAGCATCTTGATCTGTTGGCGCAAAATCGCCTCTGCCAACCAACGAGTTTAAATGTGCTAATTTATTGTTTAATCTAATAGGGAAGTTTAATGGGTCTTGTCCACTTCTATTTTTAGTTTGATATAATGCTTTCTCAATTTCTGAGAATTGTTCTTTTAGTTTTTTAGCTTTTTCAACCAAATCTTTAACATTATTATCTTCTTTATATTGTGACATAAAAGCATCTAGCTTACCATTAATATTTCTAATTTTTTTAATGGATTTATGAGTGTTATCAAGTGTTTTATTTACATCTTTTATAAAAACAAATTGCTTCTTCATATCCTCTAAAGTACTTTCTGCTCTAGGATCTGCTAAAATTGTAAATGATTGGTTTAACGCTTCGCCATTTACATTTAAACTTACTTTATAATTTCCTGGAACAGCTTTTGGGCCTCTTAAACTACCTGCCCACATAATCATACCAGGAAAACTGTCGGCACCATCATAAATCGTATTCCAAATAAATTGATTGGTTCCTTTTTTGACAGTTAACTTGTTTTCTTTAGATTTTGTACTAAATGTTTTAATCGTATCTCCTTTAGTGTCAAAATATGTTAGAGAGACTTCATCTTTTTCATCATACTTATTCAAGTTGAAATACGTTATCACACCACTTGGAAGGTTAGTTCCAGCTGTCTTACTCCCTTTAAAGCTACCTCCTCCCATTCTATATGTGTCTTTAGGTTTAAATAGGATATTTGCAGATTTATCTGCATTGTATAATTGATGAATAACTGTTAAATCATCAATCATCCACAAACTTCTTCCTTGAGTTGCTACAATCAAACTATTATCCTTAATGGTAAGGTCTGTAATTGGAACAATTGGTAGATTTAATTTGA is from Pontimicrobium sp. SW4 and encodes:
- a CDS encoding ATP-binding protein, producing the protein MASKRLSLRSRIFVYMILLVVVASILIAAVTLFQYNEQSKDYHKQRLERKERQILSSMDYVLEETTYERTPERLGLIFKDKIYEIANNLNVDFNLYDLQGTLVKSSEAHIDNDSISRCLSPEILNQLNFSVNKRFVEKNEVLGGDFQSSYILFSDYNAKPLGILNVPYYEDDSFNEDELKEFLVRLGYAYFFMILVAISFAYFVSRYITRSLKTISDKMNETRLEKRNKKIELKGASIEVSALVKSYNSMIDELEQSAVQLATSEREQAWREMAKQVAHEIKNPLTPMRLTVQSFQRKFDPNDANIHQKVDEYSKTLIQQIDTMSSIASAFSNFAKMPAQKNEELNVVEVVDLALDIFAENYITFIPEQKEIIATFDRTQLIRVVTNLVKNAIQAIPKNKTPKITVKVYSEDNNVILTVQDNGNGVSDENKSKVFEPKFTTKTSGMGLGLPMIKNIIENYNGSITFATKENEGTTFKVSFPK
- a CDS encoding CopD family protein, which encodes MELYNYIKALHLIFVITWFAGLFYIPRLFVYQIEAFYKPSPNKEILGEQLKLMAKRLWFIITWPSAILATIFAVWLLILIPTWLHQSWMHVKFVFVGLLFLYHFKTHQIFKQLQNDDVRYTSKFMRIWNEGSTIILFSVVFLVILKDSLNWIFGVVGIIALAILLMLGIKWYKRIRERNPNA